A region from the Pelobates fuscus isolate aPelFus1 chromosome 1, aPelFus1.pri, whole genome shotgun sequence genome encodes:
- the BHLHA9 gene encoding class A basic helix-loop-helix protein 9 — MSLSESDVSEDEQELEEEHDDECSQSTEKQESGSEVEEPKPKKRTRPVRSKARRVAANVRERKRILDYNQAFNALRRALKHDLSGKRLSKIATLKRAINRISTLSMFLHSNTQQKWSCSHIECHLQCDGNRQLEMKDNCPQTSYLMPGQSHQTVSSNSPYGDTTRLQQSHSPPYSRPSPETPYYQCQYKSPTQDDFIPDAPYYTHGSYSIGIRGNFYQNHVENLAETSTGHFPWQFGCLQGPSYQHSLSMH; from the coding sequence ATGAGCCTCAGTGAGTCAGATGTCTCAGAGGACGAGCAAGAGTTGGAAGAAGAGCATGACGACGAATGCAGTCAGTCAACAGAAAAACAAGAGAGTGGGAGTGAAGTGGAAGAGCCCAAGCCAAAGAAGAGGACCAGGCCTGTGAGGTCCAAAGCCAGAAGAGTAGCAGCCAATGTCAGAGAGCGAAAGAGAATTCTGGACTACAACCAGGCTTTCAACGCACTCAGGCGGGCACTGAAGCATGACTTGAGCGGCAAGAGGTTGTCCAAGATTGCAACCTTAAAGAGAGCCATCAACAGGATATCTACTCTCTCCATGTTCCTGCACTCCAACACCCAGCAGAAATGGTCATGCAGCCATATTGAGTGTCACCTTCAATGTGATGGAAACAGGCAGCTTGAAATGAAAGACAACTGTCCTCAAACGTCATACTTGATGCCAGGACAGAGCCATCAAACTGTATCTTCTAACTCTCCTTATGGAGATACCACCCGTCTTCAGCAGAGCCACTCTCCACCCTATTCTAGGCCTTCGCCAGAGACCCCTTATTACCAGTGCCAGTATAAGAGTCCAACCCAGGATGATTTTATTCCAGACGCACCTTATTACACGCATGGGAGTTACAGTATTGGTATCAGGGGGAATTTCTATCAGAATCATGTTGAAAACTTAGCAGAAACATCTACTGGACACTTTCCATGGCAGTTTGGATGTCTACAAGGCCCTTCTTACCAGCATTCTCTCTCAATGCACTGA